In Cynocephalus volans isolate mCynVol1 chromosome 16, mCynVol1.pri, whole genome shotgun sequence, the following proteins share a genomic window:
- the TMEM94 gene encoding transmembrane protein 94 isoform X5, whose product MGRCCDCNSLAGVCTCWGGAFLFGVTTFLWACLQYSGPMDLKEKHLGEPPLALGLSTRKALSILKEQLEVVLEEHLKERKKGLTWKEVWKSSFLHHSNRCSCFHWPGAWLMLLAVLLLLGCSGGQPAGSHGVELVNASALFLLLLLNLVLIGRQDRLKRREVERRLRGIIDQIQDALRDGKEIKWPNALYPDLHMPFAPSWSLHWAYRDGHLVNLPVSLLVEGDIIALRPGQESFASLRGIKDDEHIVLEPGDLFPPFSPPPSPRGEVKKGPQNPQQHRLFRVLETPVIDNIRWCLDMALSRPVTALDNERFTVQSVMLHYAVPVVLASFLITNALRFMFSAPGVTSWQYTLLQLQVNGVLPILPLLFPVLWVLATACGEARVLAQMSKASPSSLLAKFSEDTLSSYTEAVSSQEMLRCIWGHFLRVIKGTSPTLSHSSSLLHSLGSVTVLCCIDKQGILSWPNPSPETVLFFSGKVEPPHSSHEDLTDDLSTRSFCHAEVEEEPGMEGEPYEAEDFVCDYHLEMLSLSQDQQNPSCIQFDDSNWQLHLTSLKPLGLNVLLNLCNASVTERLCRFSDHLCNIALQESHSAVLPVHVPWGLCELARLIGFTPGAKDLFKQENHLALYRLPSAETVKETSLGRLSCVTKRRPPLSHMISLFIKDTTTSTEQMLSHGTADVVLEACTDFWDGADIYPLSGSDRKKVLDFYQRACLSGYCSAFAYKPMNCALSSQLNGKCIELVQVPGQSSIFTMCELPSTVPIKQNTRRNSWSSDEGIGEVLEKEDCMQALSGQIFMGMVSSQYQARLDIVRLIDGLVNACIRFVYFSLEDELKSKVFAEKMGLETGWNCHISLTPNGDMPGSEIPPSSPSHAGSLHDELNQVSRDDVEGLLLMEEEGHSDLISFQPTDSDIPSFLEDCNRAKLPRGIHQVRPHLQNIDNVPLLVPLFTDCTPETMCEMIKIMQEYGEVTCCLGSSANLRNSCLFLQSDISIALDPLYPSRCSWETFGYATSTSMAQASDGLSPLQLSGQLNSLPCSLTFRQEETISIIRLIEQARHATYGIRKCFLFLLQCQLTLVVIQFLSCLVQLPPLLSTTDILWLSCFCYPLLSISLLGKPPHSSIMSMATGKNLQSIPKKTQHYFLLCFLIKFSLTVSSCLVCFGFTLQSFCDSSHARNLTNCSSIILRSNDNRAPAWFEDFANGLLSAQKLTAALIVLHTVFISITHVHRTKPLWRKSPLTNLWWAVTVPVVLLGQVVQTAVDLQLWTHRDGHIHFGLEDVPLLTWLLGCLSLVLVVVTNEIVKLHEIRVRVRYQKRQKLQFETKLGMNSPF is encoded by the exons ATGCTGTGACTGTAACAGTCTCGCTGGGGTTTGTACATGTTGGGGAGGAGCCTTCCTTTTTGGGGTGACCACATTCCTCTGGGCATGCCTGCAGTACTCTGGGCCCATGGACCTGAAGGAGAAGCATCTG GGAGAACCCCCCTTGGCCCTGGGCCTGTCCACCCGGAAGGCCCTGAGCATCCTGAAGGAGCAGCTGGAGGTGGTGCTGGAAGAACACctcaaagagaggaagaaaggtcTTACGTGGAAG GAGGTGTGGAAAAGCAGCTTCCTGCACCACAGTAACCGCTGCTCCTGTTTCCACTGGCCCGGGGCCTGGCTCATGCTGCTGGCCGTGCTCCTGCTGCTGGGTTGCTCTGGGGGCCAGCCGGCGGGGAG CCATGGGGTGGAGCTGGTGAACGCCTCAGCCTTGTTCCTGTTGCTGCTTCTTAACCTTGTCCTCATCGGGCGGCAAGATCGGCTGAAGCGTCGGGAGGTGGAGCGGAGGCTGCGAGGGATCATTGACCAAATCCAAG ATGCCCTCAGGGATGGCAAGGAGATCAAGTGGCCAAATGCCCTATATCCAGACCTCCACATGCCATTTGCACCATCCTGGTCCCTGCACTGGGCCTACAGAGACGGACACCTGGTCAACCTGCCAGTTAGCCTATTGGTAGAAGGAGACATCATAGCTCTGAGGCCTGGCCAGGAATCATTCGCCTCTTTGAGGGGGATCAAG GATGATGAGCACATTGTCTTGGAGCCGGGAGACCTGTTCCCCCCTTTCTCTCCACCCCCCTCGCCCCGGGGAGAGGTGAAGAAAGGGCCACAGAACCCCCAGCAGCACCGGCTCTTCCGTGTCCTTGAGACCCCTGTCATTGACAACATCAG ATGGTGCCTGGACATGGCCCTGTCCCGCCCAGTCACCGCTCTGGACAATGAGAGGTTCACAGTGCAGTCCGTGATGCTGCACTATGCAGTGCCCGTGGTCCTG GCCAGCTTCCTCATCACCAATGCCCTGCGCTTCATGTTCAGTGCCCCTGGAGTCACTTCCTGGCAGTACACGCTCCTCCAGCTGCAG GTGAATGGCGTCCTGCCCATCCTCCCCCTGCTCTTTCCAGTCCTCTGGGTGCTGGCAACTGCCTGTGGAGAAGCCCGTGTCCTGGCCCAGATGAGCAAGGCCTCGCCCAGCTCCCTG CTGGCCAAGTTCTCAGAGGATACTCTCAGCAGCTACACAGAAGCTGTCTCCTCTCAG GAAATGCTACGCTGTATTTGGGGCCACTTCCTGAGGGTGATCAAAGGGACGTCACCAACGCTGAGCCATAGTTCCAGCCTGCTGCACAGTTTGGGCTCTGTCACG GTCCTGTGCTGCATAGACAAACAGGGGATCCTTTCATGGCCAAATCCCAGCCCAGAGACTGTGCTGTTCTTCAGTGGGAAGGTGGAGCCCCCTCACAGCAGCCATGAGGACCTCACAGATGACCTGTCTACTCGTTCCTTCTGCCATGCTGAGGTAGAGGAGGAG CCAGGGATGGAGGGCGAACCCTATGAAGCAGAGGACTTTGTGTGTGACTACCACTTGGAGATGCTGAGCCTGTCCCAGGACCAGCAGAATCCCTCCTGCATCCAGTTCGACGACTCCAACTGGCAGCTGCATCTCACCTCCCTCAAGCCCCTGGGCCTCAACGTGCTGCTGAACCTGTGCAATGCCAGCGTCACCGAGCGCCTATGCCGGTTCTCAGACCACCTGTGCAACATCGCCCTGCAGGAGAGCCACAGCGCCGTGCTGCCAGTGCACGTGCCCTGGGGCCTTTGTGAACTTGCCCGCCTCATCG GCTTCACTCCTGGAGCCAAGGATCTCTTCAAGCAGGAGAACCACCTTGCACTGTACCGCCTCCCCAGCGCTGAGACAGTGAAGGAGACCTCACTGGGGCGTCTCTCCTGCGTCACCAAGCGACGCCCTCCCCTCAGCCACATGATCAGCCTCTTCATCAAGGACACCACAACCA gcACAGAGCAGATGCTGTCCCATGGCACAGCCGACGTGGTCTTGGAGGCCTGCACAGACTTCTGGGATGGAGCTGACATCTACCCTCTTTCTGGTTCCGACAG AAAGAAAGTGCTGGATTTCTACCAGCGAGCCTGCCTGTCGGGTTATTGCTCCGCCTTCGCCTACAAGCCCATGAACTGCGCCCTGTCCTCTCAGCTCAATGGCAAGTGCATCGAGCTTGTGCAGGTGCCCGGCCAGAGCAGTATCTTCACCATGTGCGAGCTGCCCAGCACTGTCCCCATTAAGCAGAACACCCGCCGCAACAGCTGGAGCTCTGACG AAGGGATCGGGGAGGtgctggagaaggaagactgCATGCAGGCCCTGAGTGGCCAGATCTTCATGGGCATGGTGTCCTCTCAGTACCAGGCCCGGCTGGACATTGTACGCCTTATTGATGGGCTGGTCAATGCCTGCATCCGCTTTGTCTACTTCTCTTTGGAGGATGAGCTCAAAAGCAAG GTGTTTGCAGAAAAGATGGGCCTGGAGACAGGCTGGAACTGCCATATCTCCCTCACGCCCAATGGTGACATGCCTGGCTCTGAGATCCCCCCTTCCAGCCCCAGCCATGCAGGCTCCCTGCATGATGAGCTGAATCAGG TGTCCCGAGATGATGTGGAAGGGCTTCTCCTCATGGAGGAGGAGGGTCACTCGGACCTTATCAGCTTCCAGCCTACAGACAGTGACATCCCCAGCTTCCTGGAGGACTGCAACCGG GCTAAGCTGCCCCGGGGTATCCACCAGGTGCGGCCCCACCTGCAGAACATTGACAATGTGCCTCTGCTAGTGCCCCTCTTCACCGACTGTACCCCCGAAA CCATGTGTGAGATGATAAAGATCATGCAGGAGTATGGGGAGGTGACCTGCTGCCTGGGCAGCTCTGCCAACCTGCGGAACAGCTGCCTCTTCCTCCAGAGTGATATCAG CATTGCCCTGGATCCCCTGTACCCATCCCGGTGCTCCTGGGAGACCTTTGGCTACGCCACCAGCACCAGCATGGCCCAGGCTTCGGATGGCCTTTCTCCCCTGCAGCTATCAGGGCAGCTCAACAGCCTGCCCTGCTCCCTGACCTTTCGCCAGGAGGAGACTATCAGCATCATCCGGCTCATCGAGCAG GCTCGTCATGCCACCTACGGTATCCGTAAGTGCTTCCTCTTCCTGCTGCAGTGCCAGCTGACTCTCGTGGTCATCCAG TTCCTTTCTTGCCTGGTACAGCTGCCTCCTCTCCTGAGTACCACCGACATCCTGTGGCTGTCCTGCTTTTGCTACCCTCTGCTCAG CATCTCTCTGCTGGGGAAACCCCCCCATAGCTCTATCATGTCTATGGCTACAGGGAAGAATCTTCAATCCATTCCTAAGAAG ACCCAGCACTACTTCCTGCTCTGCTTCTTGATCAAGTTCAGCCTCACTGTCAGCTCGTGCCTCGTTTGCTTCGGCTTCACACTGCAGAGCTTCTGTGACAGCTCCCACGCCCGCAACCTCACCAATTGCTCCTCCATCATACTGCGCAG CAATGACAACAGGGCTCCAGCGTGGTTTGAGGACTTTGCCAATGGGCTGCTGTCAGCCCAGAAGCTCACCGCTGCCCTGATTGTCCTGCACACTG TCTTCATTTCCATCACCCACGTGCATCGCACCAAGCCCCTGTGGAGAAAGAGCCCCTTGACAAACCTCTGGTGGGCTGTGACAGTACCTGTGGT GTTGCTGGGTCAGGTGGTCCAGACAGCGGTGGACCTGCAGCTGTGGACCCACAGGGACGGCCACATCCATTTTGGTCTGGAGGACGTGCCCCTGCTGACATGGCTCCTAGGCTGCCTGTCCCTGGTCCTTGTGGTAGTCACCAATGAGATTGTAAAGCTGCATGAGATTCG GGTTCGGGTCCGCTACCAGAAACGACAGAAGCTGCAGTTTGAAACTAAGCTGGGTATGAACTCTCCCTTCTGA
- the TMEM94 gene encoding transmembrane protein 94 isoform X7, producing the protein MGRCCDCNSLAGVCTCWGGAFLFGVTTFLWACLQYSGPMDLKEKHLGEPPLALGLSTRKALSILKEQLEVVLEEHLKERKKGLTWKEVWKSSFLHHSNRCSCFHWPGAWLMLLAVLLLLGCSGGQPAGSHGVELVNASALFLLLLLNLVLIGRQDRLKRREVERRLRGIIDQIQDALRDGKEIKWPNALYPDLHMPFAPSWSLHWAYRDGHLVNLPVSLLVEGDIIALRPGQESFASLRGIKDDEHIVLEPGDLFPPFSPPPSPRGEVKKGPQNPQQHRLFRVLETPVIDNIRWCLDMALSRPVTALDNERFTVQSVMLHYAVPVVLASFLITNALRFMFSAPGVTSWQYTLLQLQVNGVLPILPLLFPVLWVLATACGEARVLAQMSKASPSSLLAKFSEDTLSSYTEAVSSQEMLRCIWGHFLRVIKGTSPTLSHSSSLLHSLGSVTVLCCIDKQGILSWPNPSPETVLFFSGKVEPPHSSHEDLTDDLSTRSFCHAEPHERDALLAGSLNNPPHISNEQERSDWPGDGPKAPEPYSHHKVHGRSKHPSGSNVSFSRDTEGGEDEPSKPGMEGEPYEAEDFVCDYHLEMLSLSQDQQNPSCIQFDDSNWQLHLTSLKPLGLNVLLNLCNASVTERLCRFSDHLCNIALQESHSAVLPVHVPWGLCELARLIGFTPGAKDLFKQENHLALYRLPSAETVKETSLGRLSCVTKRRPPLSHMISLFIKDTTTSTEQMLSHGTADVVLEACTDFWDGADIYPLSGSDRKKVLDFYQRACLSGYCSAFAYKPMNCALSSQLNGKCIELVQVPGQSSIFTMCELPSTVPIKQNTRRNSWSSDGIGEVLEKEDCMQALSGQIFMGMVSSQYQARLDIVRLIDGLVNACIRFVYFSLEDELKSKVFAEKMGLETGWNCHISLTPNGDMPGSEIPPSSPSHAGSLHDELNQVSRDDVEGLLLMEEEGHSDLISFQPTDSDIPSFLEDCNRAKLPRGIHQVRPHLQNIDNVPLLVPLFTDCTPETMCEMIKIMQEYGEVTCCLGSSANLRNSCLFLQSDISIALDPLYPSRCSWETFGYATSTSMAQASDGLSPLQLSGQLNSLPCSLTFRQEETISIIRLIEQARHATYGIRKCFLFLLQCQLTLVVIQFLSCLVQLPPLLSTTDILWLSCFCYPLLSISLLGKPPHSSIMSMATGKNLQSIPKKTQHYFLLCFLIKFSLTVSSCLVCFGFTLQSFCDSSHARNLTNCSSIILRSNDNRAPAWFEDFANGLLSAQKLTAALIVLHTVFISITHVHRTKPLWRKSPLTNLWWAVTVPVVLLGQVVQTAVDLQLWTHRDGHIHFGLEDVPLLTWLLGCLSLVLVVVTNEIVKLHEIRVRVRYQKRQKLQFETKLGMNSPF; encoded by the exons ATGCTGTGACTGTAACAGTCTCGCTGGGGTTTGTACATGTTGGGGAGGAGCCTTCCTTTTTGGGGTGACCACATTCCTCTGGGCATGCCTGCAGTACTCTGGGCCCATGGACCTGAAGGAGAAGCATCTG GGAGAACCCCCCTTGGCCCTGGGCCTGTCCACCCGGAAGGCCCTGAGCATCCTGAAGGAGCAGCTGGAGGTGGTGCTGGAAGAACACctcaaagagaggaagaaaggtcTTACGTGGAAG GAGGTGTGGAAAAGCAGCTTCCTGCACCACAGTAACCGCTGCTCCTGTTTCCACTGGCCCGGGGCCTGGCTCATGCTGCTGGCCGTGCTCCTGCTGCTGGGTTGCTCTGGGGGCCAGCCGGCGGGGAG CCATGGGGTGGAGCTGGTGAACGCCTCAGCCTTGTTCCTGTTGCTGCTTCTTAACCTTGTCCTCATCGGGCGGCAAGATCGGCTGAAGCGTCGGGAGGTGGAGCGGAGGCTGCGAGGGATCATTGACCAAATCCAAG ATGCCCTCAGGGATGGCAAGGAGATCAAGTGGCCAAATGCCCTATATCCAGACCTCCACATGCCATTTGCACCATCCTGGTCCCTGCACTGGGCCTACAGAGACGGACACCTGGTCAACCTGCCAGTTAGCCTATTGGTAGAAGGAGACATCATAGCTCTGAGGCCTGGCCAGGAATCATTCGCCTCTTTGAGGGGGATCAAG GATGATGAGCACATTGTCTTGGAGCCGGGAGACCTGTTCCCCCCTTTCTCTCCACCCCCCTCGCCCCGGGGAGAGGTGAAGAAAGGGCCACAGAACCCCCAGCAGCACCGGCTCTTCCGTGTCCTTGAGACCCCTGTCATTGACAACATCAG ATGGTGCCTGGACATGGCCCTGTCCCGCCCAGTCACCGCTCTGGACAATGAGAGGTTCACAGTGCAGTCCGTGATGCTGCACTATGCAGTGCCCGTGGTCCTG GCCAGCTTCCTCATCACCAATGCCCTGCGCTTCATGTTCAGTGCCCCTGGAGTCACTTCCTGGCAGTACACGCTCCTCCAGCTGCAG GTGAATGGCGTCCTGCCCATCCTCCCCCTGCTCTTTCCAGTCCTCTGGGTGCTGGCAACTGCCTGTGGAGAAGCCCGTGTCCTGGCCCAGATGAGCAAGGCCTCGCCCAGCTCCCTG CTGGCCAAGTTCTCAGAGGATACTCTCAGCAGCTACACAGAAGCTGTCTCCTCTCAG GAAATGCTACGCTGTATTTGGGGCCACTTCCTGAGGGTGATCAAAGGGACGTCACCAACGCTGAGCCATAGTTCCAGCCTGCTGCACAGTTTGGGCTCTGTCACG GTCCTGTGCTGCATAGACAAACAGGGGATCCTTTCATGGCCAAATCCCAGCCCAGAGACTGTGCTGTTCTTCAGTGGGAAGGTGGAGCCCCCTCACAGCAGCCATGAGGACCTCACAGATGACCTGTCTACTCGTTCCTTCTGCCATGCTGAG CCCCATGAACGAGATGCCCTCCTGGCTGGCTCCCTGAACAACCCCCCGCACATTTCCAACGAGCAGGAGCGTAGTGACTGGCCTGGTGATGGCCCCAAGGCCCCTGAGCCTTACTCTCACCACAAAGTGCATGGCCGCAGCAAGCACCCGTCTGGCTCCAACGTGAGCTTCAGCAGGGACACTGAAGGTGGTGAAGACGAGCCCAGCAAG CCAGGGATGGAGGGCGAACCCTATGAAGCAGAGGACTTTGTGTGTGACTACCACTTGGAGATGCTGAGCCTGTCCCAGGACCAGCAGAATCCCTCCTGCATCCAGTTCGACGACTCCAACTGGCAGCTGCATCTCACCTCCCTCAAGCCCCTGGGCCTCAACGTGCTGCTGAACCTGTGCAATGCCAGCGTCACCGAGCGCCTATGCCGGTTCTCAGACCACCTGTGCAACATCGCCCTGCAGGAGAGCCACAGCGCCGTGCTGCCAGTGCACGTGCCCTGGGGCCTTTGTGAACTTGCCCGCCTCATCG GCTTCACTCCTGGAGCCAAGGATCTCTTCAAGCAGGAGAACCACCTTGCACTGTACCGCCTCCCCAGCGCTGAGACAGTGAAGGAGACCTCACTGGGGCGTCTCTCCTGCGTCACCAAGCGACGCCCTCCCCTCAGCCACATGATCAGCCTCTTCATCAAGGACACCACAACCA gcACAGAGCAGATGCTGTCCCATGGCACAGCCGACGTGGTCTTGGAGGCCTGCACAGACTTCTGGGATGGAGCTGACATCTACCCTCTTTCTGGTTCCGACAG AAAGAAAGTGCTGGATTTCTACCAGCGAGCCTGCCTGTCGGGTTATTGCTCCGCCTTCGCCTACAAGCCCATGAACTGCGCCCTGTCCTCTCAGCTCAATGGCAAGTGCATCGAGCTTGTGCAGGTGCCCGGCCAGAGCAGTATCTTCACCATGTGCGAGCTGCCCAGCACTGTCCCCATTAAGCAGAACACCCGCCGCAACAGCTGGAGCTCTGACG GGATCGGGGAGGtgctggagaaggaagactgCATGCAGGCCCTGAGTGGCCAGATCTTCATGGGCATGGTGTCCTCTCAGTACCAGGCCCGGCTGGACATTGTACGCCTTATTGATGGGCTGGTCAATGCCTGCATCCGCTTTGTCTACTTCTCTTTGGAGGATGAGCTCAAAAGCAAG GTGTTTGCAGAAAAGATGGGCCTGGAGACAGGCTGGAACTGCCATATCTCCCTCACGCCCAATGGTGACATGCCTGGCTCTGAGATCCCCCCTTCCAGCCCCAGCCATGCAGGCTCCCTGCATGATGAGCTGAATCAGG TGTCCCGAGATGATGTGGAAGGGCTTCTCCTCATGGAGGAGGAGGGTCACTCGGACCTTATCAGCTTCCAGCCTACAGACAGTGACATCCCCAGCTTCCTGGAGGACTGCAACCGG GCTAAGCTGCCCCGGGGTATCCACCAGGTGCGGCCCCACCTGCAGAACATTGACAATGTGCCTCTGCTAGTGCCCCTCTTCACCGACTGTACCCCCGAAA CCATGTGTGAGATGATAAAGATCATGCAGGAGTATGGGGAGGTGACCTGCTGCCTGGGCAGCTCTGCCAACCTGCGGAACAGCTGCCTCTTCCTCCAGAGTGATATCAG CATTGCCCTGGATCCCCTGTACCCATCCCGGTGCTCCTGGGAGACCTTTGGCTACGCCACCAGCACCAGCATGGCCCAGGCTTCGGATGGCCTTTCTCCCCTGCAGCTATCAGGGCAGCTCAACAGCCTGCCCTGCTCCCTGACCTTTCGCCAGGAGGAGACTATCAGCATCATCCGGCTCATCGAGCAG GCTCGTCATGCCACCTACGGTATCCGTAAGTGCTTCCTCTTCCTGCTGCAGTGCCAGCTGACTCTCGTGGTCATCCAG TTCCTTTCTTGCCTGGTACAGCTGCCTCCTCTCCTGAGTACCACCGACATCCTGTGGCTGTCCTGCTTTTGCTACCCTCTGCTCAG CATCTCTCTGCTGGGGAAACCCCCCCATAGCTCTATCATGTCTATGGCTACAGGGAAGAATCTTCAATCCATTCCTAAGAAG ACCCAGCACTACTTCCTGCTCTGCTTCTTGATCAAGTTCAGCCTCACTGTCAGCTCGTGCCTCGTTTGCTTCGGCTTCACACTGCAGAGCTTCTGTGACAGCTCCCACGCCCGCAACCTCACCAATTGCTCCTCCATCATACTGCGCAG CAATGACAACAGGGCTCCAGCGTGGTTTGAGGACTTTGCCAATGGGCTGCTGTCAGCCCAGAAGCTCACCGCTGCCCTGATTGTCCTGCACACTG TCTTCATTTCCATCACCCACGTGCATCGCACCAAGCCCCTGTGGAGAAAGAGCCCCTTGACAAACCTCTGGTGGGCTGTGACAGTACCTGTGGT GTTGCTGGGTCAGGTGGTCCAGACAGCGGTGGACCTGCAGCTGTGGACCCACAGGGACGGCCACATCCATTTTGGTCTGGAGGACGTGCCCCTGCTGACATGGCTCCTAGGCTGCCTGTCCCTGGTCCTTGTGGTAGTCACCAATGAGATTGTAAAGCTGCATGAGATTCG GGTTCGGGTCCGCTACCAGAAACGACAGAAGCTGCAGTTTGAAACTAAGCTGGGTATGAACTCTCCCTTCTGA